The Streptococcus downei MFe28 DNA window ACAAAACAACCCTATTGCCACCTCTCAGAGGTAGAACGAGGAAAAATTGAGGCCTTCCTATCAGAAGGGTTGAAACCAGCTGAGATTGCTAGACGTTTGGGAAGAAATCGCTCCACCATTTCACGTGAAATCAAGCGTGGGACGACAAAACAAGTCAAGCAGGTAAATGGTAAAAAGATCTACTTTGACTACTACTTCGCTGACCTAGCTCAAAGGCGTTACGTTGAAGGGCGACAAGGAATTTACTACCTCAAACTCGAAAAGGTATCTGAGCACTTTCTAAAGGCCTTTGAAGAAGCCATGAAGGCCTCTCCCAGAGTTCATAGTGTAGACAGCTTCGTTTATGCTTATAAAGAGGAACACCCAAGTGAAATCGTTCCAAGTACCAAAACCCTTTACAACTATAGTCATCAAGGATTGCTAGCTATTAAGGCCATTGATTTACCTAAAGCTGTACGGCTTCGTAAAAAGACTAAGAATCGCTCTGAAAAATACGACGGTAAGTCTTGGTACTGGTCTGTCTGGCATATTGACCAAATGGTTATGAAATATCCAGACATCTTTGACAAGAGCATTCAGGATAAGTGGAAAGCCAAAGAAGAAGAGTGGGTCAAGGAAGAGAGCCAAGACTCCAACTGCCTGCAAGTCATTGCCAACCACGATACGGCAGTGGAGCCTGGTATCATTGAATTTTAAGTTTACACTCTTTTCTTAGGAAAGGAGCTTTTTTTGAAAATACTTCTTTAGACTTTCACTAGATTTTCCCAGTTGAAAAGAGTAGAATAAGGGAGGAGGGCAAAAAATGTCTACAATACAAACAATTTTTATCTATCTTATATTTGCTCTTATTGTGCTATCAGAAATATATATTAAACATCACACTAAAAAGAATAAGGCTGAACATTCAGCTGATGACGGAACACGCTATGTGATTATCGCCAGCGTCGTCTTGTCCTTGCTATCGGTTAATCTTGACAATCTAGCAGTTTTTCGTGTGAAACTACCAAGCATTTTTCTTTTTCTAGGTTTTGCTTTGGCTATCTTTGCCATAGCCTTGCGTCTGTACGCGGTCAACTACCTGGGCAAGGCTTTTACCTTAGCGGTGCAGACGATAGACCAGCAAAAGCTGGTAGATAGCGGACCTTATGCGATTGTGAGAAATCCTGCCTATACAGGCAGCATCTTGTCCCTGCTAGGTTTGTCTCTCATCACACTGAATCTCTACAGTTTTCTCTTGTCTCTCTTAGTTTTGGTTGTTGGCTACGTTATTCGCTTACGAGTTGAGGAGAAGGTCCTAGGAGAGCATTTCGGGCAAGCCTATCAAGATTATTGTAGCAAGGTTAAATATCGAATTTTCCCTTTTATTTGGTAGGACAATATCAGAATACGGCATCTTATGCGACGAATAGAAAAGAATGATTGAATGAGAGATTCGCTAGATATTCTAGCGGATTTTTTCGGCTCTTTGTCAACTGTAGTGGGTTGATAAAAAGTTACAACCTGGAGAGGACCAAATTGGTTCTCTCCTTTTTGATATTCAAAGCAATGAGAATTCTCGTTTTAAAATTTTCAAAGTTCCGGAAGTCAAAAGCATTTCGCTTAATGACTTTGATGAGGTTATTTGTGGCCTCAAGTTTTGCGTTTGAGTAGGGAAGTTCAAGTGCATTAATGATCTTATCCTGATCCCTCAAAAAGGTTCTAAAAATGGTCTGGAAGATAGGATTCACAGAAGAAATGGACTCTGTGATCAATTCAAAGAAATAGTCAGCGTGCTTCTCTTGAAAATGAAAGAGTAAAAGCTGATAGAGTTCATAGTGATCTCTAAGATCTTGAGAGTAAGAGAGAAGTTTTTCGAGAATCTCTTTATTGGTTAAATGCGCCTCAAATGTTGGATGATAAAATCGTTTACTGCTCAGCGTATAGTTATCCTGTTGAATGAGTTTCCAGTAACGTTTCAGTGCTTTATATTCGTGCGATCTCCTATCAAACTGATTCATAATTTTGATGCGTACGCGATTCATTGCTCGACTGAGATGATGGACAATATGAAAGCGATCGAGAACGATTTTAGCATTTGGAAAAAATTTTCTAGCAATATCGT harbors:
- a CDS encoding methyltransferase family protein, which gives rise to MSTIQTIFIYLIFALIVLSEIYIKHHTKKNKAEHSADDGTRYVIIASVVLSLLSVNLDNLAVFRVKLPSIFLFLGFALAIFAIALRLYAVNYLGKAFTLAVQTIDQQKLVDSGPYAIVRNPAYTGSILSLLGLSLITLNLYSFLLSLLVLVVGYVIRLRVEEKVLGEHFGQAYQDYCSKVKYRIFPFIW
- a CDS encoding helix-turn-helix domain-containing protein yields the protein MSTTNCTTKQPYCHLSEVERGKIEAFLSEGLKPAEIARRLGRNRSTISREIKRGTTKQVKQVNGKKIYFDYYFADLAQRRYVEGRQGIYYLKLEKVSEHFLKAFEEAMKASPRVHSVDSFVYAYKEEHPSEIVPSTKTLYNYSHQGLLAIKAIDLPKAVRLRKKTKNRSEKYDGKSWYWSVWHIDQMVMKYPDIFDKSIQDKWKAKEEEWVKEESQDSNCLQVIANHDTAVEPGIIEF